Genomic DNA from Halobaculum sp. CBA1158:
CGACGCTCCGCCGACCACACGGTAGCCCGGGGCTTACACGGCAACGTTGAACCCCTCCCTCGGTGTCCGTCTCAGCCGACTGTACATCGAGAGCGATCTGTCTCCCTCATCGTCGACGATCCCGTCGACTTGAGGGTTCTCACAACCTTTACACCGATTCGAGTAAACGACTCAGTATGAGCAGGAACTACGACTCGCTGCACGATCCCAACGCGGAGTACACGATGCGGGAGCTCTCCGGGGAGACGATGGGCGTGGCGGCGAAGCGCGGCGGCGGCCGCGACGTGGAGATCACGGACGTGCAATGCACGATGGTCGACGGCAACTTCCCGTGGACGCTCGTGCGCGTGTACACCGACGCGGGCGTCGTCGGCACCGGCGAGGCGTACTGGGGCGCGGGCGTTCCCGAACTCATCGAGCGCATGAAGCCGATGATCGTCGGCGAGAACCCCCTCGACATCGACCGGCTGTACGAGCACCTCATCCAGAAGATGTCCGGCGAGGGGTCCGTCGAGGGCGTCACCGTCACCGCAATCTCGGGCATCGAGATCGCGCTGCACGACCTGGCGGGCAAGATCCTGGAGGTCCCGGCCTACCAGCTGCTGGGCGGGAAGTACCGCGACGAGATGCGCGTCTACTGCGACTGCCACACCGAGTCGGAGGCCGACCCCGAGGCGTGCGCCGACGAGGCCGAACGCGTCGTCGACGAGCTGGGCTACGACGCCCTCAAGTTCGACCTCGACGTGCCGTCGGGCCACCAGAAGGACCGCGCGAACCGCCACCTCCGGCCGGGCGAGATCCGCCACAAGGCCGAGATCGTCGAGCGAGTCACCGAGCGCGTGAAGGACAGAGCCGACGTGGCGTTCGACTGCCATTGGACGTTCTCGGGCGGTTCCGCGAAGCGCCTCGCGGACGCCATCGAGGAGTACGACGTGTGGTGGCTGGAGGACCCCGTCCCGCCCGAGAACCTCGACGTGCAGGAGGAAGTCACGAAGTCGACGGTCACGCCGATCACCGTCGGCGAGAACAGGTACAGGGTCACCGAGGAGCGCCGCCTCATCGAGAACCAGGCGGTCGACATCATCGCGCCCGATCTCCCGAAGGTCGGCGGGATGCGCGAGACCCGCAAGATCGCTGACGTGGCGAACCAGTACTACGTCCCGGTCGCGATGCACAACGTCTCCTCGCCGGTCGCGACGGTCGCGAGCGCCCACGTCGGCGCGGCGATCCCGAACTCGCTGGCCGTCGAGTACCACTCCTACGAACTCGGGTGGTGGGAGGACCTCGTCGAGGAGGACGTGATCGAGGACGGCTACATCACCATCCCCGAGGAGCCCGGTCTGGGCGTCACGCTCGACATGGACGCCGTCGAGGCGCACATGGTCGACGGCGAGACCCTGTTTGACGAGGCGTAAGCCGAAGTCAAACTCGAAAATCTCCGATTTTCGTAGTTCGATCCGGCGTAGGCGGATCGAACTCACGGCCCAAAGCGCCGGGGGATTCGACTCAGTCCGTCGCCTCGGCGGCCGGCAGCGACATCGTCACCTGCCCGCCGCCCGTCGCCTCCGACTCGACGGCGAGTCGGCCGCCGTAGTGCTCGACGATCCACTTGGTGAGCCACAAACCGAGCCCGTCGCTGTGGTCGAGTTGCGTCTCAGTACGGTCCTCGTTGATCAGTTCCCGCTCCAGTTCGGGGAGACCGTCGCCGTCGTCGCGGACCGCGATTCGGACGACGTCCCCCCGGCGCTCCCCGCGAACGGTCACGCGGGGGGACTCGCCCGCGTGTTCGAGCGCGTTCTCGATCAACTCCGCCAGCGCCGTGTCGAGGTGATCCCCGGCGGCGACCCGGAGGTCGTCGTCGACCTCGACCGTGAGGCTAGCGTCCGGGTAGTCGCTCTCCCACCGCTGGCGACCGTCCTCGAGGAGGTCCGTCACGTCCACGGTGCGACGCTCGTC
This window encodes:
- a CDS encoding mandelate racemase/muconate lactonizing enzyme family protein — translated: MSRNYDSLHDPNAEYTMRELSGETMGVAAKRGGGRDVEITDVQCTMVDGNFPWTLVRVYTDAGVVGTGEAYWGAGVPELIERMKPMIVGENPLDIDRLYEHLIQKMSGEGSVEGVTVTAISGIEIALHDLAGKILEVPAYQLLGGKYRDEMRVYCDCHTESEADPEACADEAERVVDELGYDALKFDLDVPSGHQKDRANRHLRPGEIRHKAEIVERVTERVKDRADVAFDCHWTFSGGSAKRLADAIEEYDVWWLEDPVPPENLDVQEEVTKSTVTPITVGENRYRVTEERRLIENQAVDIIAPDLPKVGGMRETRKIADVANQYYVPVAMHNVSSPVATVASAHVGAAIPNSLAVEYHSYELGWWEDLVEEDVIEDGYITIPEEPGLGVTLDMDAVEAHMVDGETLFDEA